The following is a genomic window from Candidatus Thermoplasmatota archaeon.
AACCTCGACACCTTCGGCTCGTTGCTGCACCAGGGTTGGGAGCTCAAGAAGAACTTCGCGAGCAAGGTCTCAAGCCCGGAGATCGACAAGATGTACGAGGCCGCGCGCGCCACGGGCGCCGTCGGCGGCAAGATCCTCGGCGCCGGCGGCGGCGGGTACCTCCTGCTCTTCTGCGAGTTCGACCGCAAGCACGAGGTGGCCAAGGAGGTGCGATCGCTCGGAGGGGAGCCCACGGAGTTCGCCTTCGAGGAGTCGGGCCTCCAGACGTGGGAGGTCCATGGCTAGCGAAGCGGACGTGCTCGCGCAGATCCAGGCGAGCATCGACGCCAAGGAAGGGCTCAAGGCCAGCGCGCGGCAGATCCTGGCCGTGGCCGACGTCGTCACGCGGAGCCTTCGCAACGGCGGCAAGATGATCATCTTCGGAAACGGCGGGTCGGCCGCCGACGCGCAACACATCGCGGCCGAGCTTTCCGGCCAGTTCTACAACCGAAAGCGGCCGGGGGCGGCCGCTCTTGCAATCACCACGAACACGAGCGCGCTCACCGCGATCGCAAACGACTTCGACTTCGAGACGGTCTTCTCGCGCCAGCTCGAAGGCCTCACCCGGCCCGGCGACGTCGTGATCGGCATCTCCACGTCGGGCAACAGCCCCAACGTGGTGAAGGCCATGGAGACGGCGCGCAAGCTTGGCGCCGTCACCGTCGCCATGACCGGCGCCGGCGGCAAGCTTGCCGGCATGGTCGACCACGCCCTCGTCGTCCCTTCCACCGAGACCCCGCGCATCCAGGAAAGCCACATCCTCATGGGCCACATCCTCTGCCAGATCGTCGAGAAGGACCTGTTCGGTTGAGCACGCCATGACGCGACGTGCCGCCGTCTTTGTCGACCGCGACGACACCCTCATGCGCGACGTGCCCTACTGCTCGCGCCCCGAGGACGTGACGCTCCTTCCCGCGGCGGCGCAAGCCGTGCGCCGCTGGAACGAGGCGGGTCTTCCGGTCTTCCTGGTGACAAACCAGTCGGGCCTCGCCAGGGGCTACTTTGACCGCCCGACGCTCGAGCGGGTCCACGAGCGCCTTCGCGAGCTTCTGGGCAAGGAGGGCGCGCGGCTGGATGCGCTTTACGTCTGCCCGCACGCTCCCGCCGACGCCTGCCCCTGCCGCAAGCCGGAGCCCGGCATGGTCGAGCAGGCGGCGCGCGAGCATGGGATCGACCCTCGGCAAAGCGTGGTGGTGGGCGACCGCATGCTCGACGTGCTTCTTGCCAAGCGGGTGGGGGCGCGGGCCGTGATCGTTCCCTCCGAGCGCGGGCGAGCCGAGCTTGCCCTCGCGGGGCCGCAGGAGCAGCCCGATTTCGTCGCGCCTTCGCTCGCCGAAGCCGCGGAATGGGTCCTCCGGAGGCGATGATGGCGAGGCTTGCGCTTGCGATCCCCACCGATTTGTGGGAGCAGGAGTACGCAAAGATCCCGTACCTTCGCGCCATGCGCCAGGTCGAGCTCGCGCGCGAGGCGGGCCACGAGATCCGGGCGATCGAATGGATCCGCCGCCCGGTGGCGTTGCCCGAGCGGGAGACGCGCGAGGGCGTCGAGGTCGAGCGCCTGTACCTCCGGCCGCCGTCGACGGGCCTGCTCGCGCGCGTCGCGAGCTTTCGGGCGATCACGGATCGGGTCGCCGAGCGTCTCGCCGCGGCGCGGCCGGACGCGATCGTCTGCCACGATCCCGAGCTCCTTCCCGCCTCCGTGCGCGCCAGCCGCCGGACCGGGTCGTTGCTGTTCTACGACGCGCACGAGGACTTCCCCGCCATCGCCGCCGAGAAGAGCGCGCTTGAGGCGGCCGCCTTCCGCTGGATCGAGCGCCGCGCCAGCCGGCGGGCCGACCACGTCTACGTGGTCGCCGACGGCATCCGAGACCGGTTTGCCGCCTGGACCCCGCGCGTGACGACGATCCGCAACGCGAAGCCGCTCGCGCAGACGCGGGTCTCGACGCCCGCGGCCGCCGTGCGCTCCAAGCTCGGCTTTGCGCCGGACGATTTCGTCCTCGCCTTCACGGGAAGCTTCTCGCGCGAGCGGGGGATCGTGGAGGCGATGGAGGCGCTGCGGCACCTTCCGACCGACGTGAAGCTCCTTGCCATCGGCGGCCCGCAGGAGACGCTCGAGGAGCTCCGCGCGCGGGCGGCCTCGCTCGCCGTCGCCTCGCGGGTCGTCTTCACGGGACCCCTTCCGGTTTCCGGCATGTTCGAGGCCCTGCAGGTCGCCGACGCCGGACTCGTGGTCTACCCGCCGCAGATCGCAAAGTACGACCACCAGGCGCCCAACAAGCTCTTCGACTACATGGCCATGGGCCTGGCCATCGTGGCAAGCGACCGTCGGGAGATCCGGCGCACCGCGATCGATCCCGGCCTTGCGCTTGGCATCCCCGACATCGAGCCCCGCACGGTCGCAAACGCCGTGGCGCGTTTGCGCGACGACCCGGCGACGCGCCGCGACATGGGCCGCCGGGCGCGCCTTGCCTTCGAGCGCGAGCACTGCTGGGAGCGCCAGCGGGAGCGGCTGCTTGCCTCCCATCCGTTCTGGCGCGGCGAGGGGGCGCCCGCGTGATCGCGCGCAAGGCGATCGTGGTCTTCGCAAACACGATCCTCGGCGGCATCCTTGGCTACGTCGCGCTCAAGGTCGTGGCGCTGGAGATGGGCCCCGCGTTGATGGGGCAGGTCCTGTACGCCATGGGAATCCTCTACTTCATCCAGCTCCTCACCGACCTCGGCTTCCAGCCGGCGCACGTCAAGGCCGTTTCGTCGGGCGAGGACGTGGGCGACGCGCTGGCGACGTACTGGTGGGCGAAGCTCGCCCTCTCGCTTGTCGTCACGGCGGGCGCGCTGGCCTGGATCGCGTTCCAGACAAACGTCCTGTCGATCCCGTTCGTATCGACCTCCATCGGCGTCATCCTCGCCGTGCTCGTGCACGCGTTCTTCCAGAACCTCCGCCAGGCGTACATCGTCACCTTCGACGGCCTCCAGCGGACCGCCACCACGCAGACCATCATCTTCGCCGAGCACATCTCGCGGGTTCCGCTTGCCATCCTCGCGGCCCTGCTGTTCGCCGGCGCGCACGGTTCGGGGCCGCTCCTTGGCGTCGCGCAATCGCTACCCGAAGGCGTCGTGCGCTGGATCGCCGACAACGGAGCGCTGCTGTACGCGGGAAGTTTCGTCGGCGGCACGTTCGTCTCCTGGGCCCTTGCCGCCGCGTACCGCGAGCGCTCGCTTCCGCGCGGCCGCCCGCAGCGGCGGATCGTGCAGGACTACTGGCGCTTTGCCCGACCCATCCTGGCCGTGAGCCTCGTCGGCGCCGTCTCGTTCAGCACGGATCGCCTGATGCTCGGCTTCTTCTGGGGCGACGTGGACGTCGGGCAGTACGGCGCCGCCATCCAGGTCGCCGTGCTGCTCGTGAGCCTGGCCGCCGGCGTGGCGCTCCTCGTGTTCCCCGCCGTCTCGGCCGCCATCTCGGAGGGCGACTGGCCGCGCGTCACGCGGCTCTCGGCCGAATCCGTGCGGTACACGTCGATGGCGCTTGTGCTTCCCATCGTCTTCCTCGCCGTCTTCGCCCCGCACGTGATTCGTGTCGTCTTGAGCGACGCGTTCCTCGACGGCGGCCCCGCGCTCGTGGTCTTGGCGCTTACGCAGCTCGTCGTCGCCCTGGGTGGAATCTTCCTCTCGATCGGCCTTGGCCTCGGACGGCCCGGCCGCGTGAGCGCCGTCAACCTGTTCATCTTCACGTCGAACATCGTGCTCAACCTCGTGCTCATCCCCACGAGCCTGTTTGGCCTCCCGCTCCTTGGGCTCAAGGGGCTGGGCGCGGCGTACGCCACGTTCTCCGCCAACCTCGTGGGCATGTTCCTGTTCGCCTACGTCGCGCGCGACGCCGTGGGAACGGCGTGGATCCGCCCGATTGCCAAGCACGTAGCCGCCGGCGCCCTCGTCGGCGCGGGAGCGTGGCTTGCCCTTGGGTCGCTGGCAGCCGGATCGCTCGGGGCCCTTGCGTTGGCGGCGATCGCGCTTGCGATGCTCGGCGCCTACCTTGGCCTGCTTGCGCTCCTTCGCGAGTTCGGCCGGGCGGAGGCAGCGATGGTCGTCGCCACGCTCCACCCGCGCGCCCTTCGAAGCTACGTCTCCGGCGAGCTCGAGAGCGTGCGGCGCTGATCCTCAAGCGCCCGGGAAGAAGTGCCGCCCTTCGAGCCGGGGACGAACGACGTCGTCCTGCTCAAAGTAGATCTTGTGCCACACCTCGAAGGCGAGCATCTTCCATGCGAGGAGGTAGTGCGGCGAAAGCTCCGGCCGCAGGGGGATTCCAAGGAGCCGCTTCACGAACGAGCGGTCGAAGTAGCCGTCGCGGACCAGGGCGCCGCGCGGCAAGAGGTCCAAGGCCGCCGGCAGCACCTCGTCGCGGTACGAGGACAGGACGTTGGGCGAGAAACCCTGCTTGGGCTTGGCCAGCGTTTCCTTGGGAAGCCAGGGCGCGACCGCCTTCCG
Proteins encoded in this region:
- a CDS encoding oligosaccharide flippase family protein — protein: MIARKAIVVFANTILGGILGYVALKVVALEMGPALMGQVLYAMGILYFIQLLTDLGFQPAHVKAVSSGEDVGDALATYWWAKLALSLVVTAGALAWIAFQTNVLSIPFVSTSIGVILAVLVHAFFQNLRQAYIVTFDGLQRTATTQTIIFAEHISRVPLAILAALLFAGAHGSGPLLGVAQSLPEGVVRWIADNGALLYAGSFVGGTFVSWALAAAYRERSLPRGRPQRRIVQDYWRFARPILAVSLVGAVSFSTDRLMLGFFWGDVDVGQYGAAIQVAVLLVSLAAGVALLVFPAVSAAISEGDWPRVTRLSAESVRYTSMALVLPIVFLAVFAPHVIRVVLSDAFLDGGPALVVLALTQLVVALGGIFLSIGLGLGRPGRVSAVNLFIFTSNIVLNLVLIPTSLFGLPLLGLKGLGAAYATFSANLVGMFLFAYVARDAVGTAWIRPIAKHVAAGALVGAGAWLALGSLAAGSLGALALAAIALAMLGAYLGLLALLREFGRAEAAMVVATLHPRALRSYVSGELESVRR
- a CDS encoding glycosyltransferase family 4 protein produces the protein MGPPEAMMARLALAIPTDLWEQEYAKIPYLRAMRQVELAREAGHEIRAIEWIRRPVALPERETREGVEVERLYLRPPSTGLLARVASFRAITDRVAERLAAARPDAIVCHDPELLPASVRASRRTGSLLFYDAHEDFPAIAAEKSALEAAAFRWIERRASRRADHVYVVADGIRDRFAAWTPRVTTIRNAKPLAQTRVSTPAAAVRSKLGFAPDDFVLAFTGSFSRERGIVEAMEALRHLPTDVKLLAIGGPQETLEELRARAASLAVASRVVFTGPLPVSGMFEALQVADAGLVVYPPQIAKYDHQAPNKLFDYMAMGLAIVASDRREIRRTAIDPGLALGIPDIEPRTVANAVARLRDDPATRRDMGRRARLAFEREHCWERQRERLLASHPFWRGEGAPA
- a CDS encoding D-sedoheptulose 7-phosphate isomerase; protein product: MASEADVLAQIQASIDAKEGLKASARQILAVADVVTRSLRNGGKMIIFGNGGSAADAQHIAAELSGQFYNRKRPGAAALAITTNTSALTAIANDFDFETVFSRQLEGLTRPGDVVIGISTSGNSPNVVKAMETARKLGAVTVAMTGAGGKLAGMVDHALVVPSTETPRIQESHILMGHILCQIVEKDLFG